In Merismopedia glauca CCAP 1448/3, a genomic segment contains:
- the accB gene encoding acetyl-CoA carboxylase biotin carboxyl carrier protein, with product MDFNQLQELLAAIAATDIAELTLKSANFELTVRKGIPLAPIGELVAPAPVTPIGSAAPTTVTVSESTTTTVTTPAATPVEKNWVDVKSPMVGTFYHAPAPDEPPFAQVGDRVRLGQTVCIIEAMKLMNEIEAELSGEVMEVLVENGQPVEYGQTLMRIKRD from the coding sequence ATGGATTTCAATCAACTTCAAGAACTATTAGCCGCGATCGCCGCTACGGATATTGCAGAGTTAACCTTAAAAAGTGCCAACTTTGAACTAACAGTGCGTAAAGGGATACCTCTAGCACCTATAGGCGAGTTAGTCGCTCCTGCCCCAGTTACTCCCATCGGCTCGGCTGCTCCCACTACCGTCACGGTGTCGGAATCAACCACAACTACCGTCACGACACCAGCAGCAACACCTGTCGAGAAAAACTGGGTAGATGTCAAATCGCCGATGGTAGGGACTTTTTATCACGCTCCTGCACCTGACGAACCTCCTTTTGCTCAAGTGGGAGATCGGGTGCGTCTGGGTCAAACAGTTTGCATAATTGAAGCTATGAAGCTGATGAATGAAATTGAAGCTGAGCTATCAGGAGAGGTGATGGAAGTACTGGTAGAGAACGGTCAACCTGTAGAATACGGTCAAACTTTGATGCGAATCAAGCGAGATTGA